One window from the genome of Spiractinospora alimapuensis encodes:
- the moaC gene encoding cyclic pyranopterin monophosphate synthase MoaC, with product MTNAETAPPEHTDPGGEHPAGLTHLDASGAARMVDVSGKPTSVRTATATGFVRLSATVTTALRDGAVPKGDALAVARIAGIQAAKRTPDLVPLCHPIAIHGVDLDLRIEDSGVGITATVRTADRTGVEMEALTCVTTAGLALVDMVKALDPAAVITDVRVEEKTGGKTGVWRRDPSDQR from the coding sequence ATGACCAACGCTGAGACCGCGCCACCGGAGCACACGGATCCCGGGGGCGAGCACCCCGCCGGGCTCACCCACCTGGACGCCAGTGGCGCCGCGCGGATGGTCGACGTCTCCGGCAAGCCGACCTCCGTACGAACCGCCACCGCGACCGGGTTCGTGCGACTCTCGGCGACCGTGACCACCGCCCTGCGCGACGGTGCGGTGCCCAAGGGTGACGCGCTCGCCGTGGCGCGGATCGCGGGAATCCAGGCCGCCAAGCGCACGCCGGACCTGGTTCCCCTGTGCCATCCGATCGCCATCCACGGGGTCGACCTCGACCTCCGGATCGAGGACTCCGGCGTCGGAATCACCGCGACGGTGCGGACCGCGGATCGCACGGGAGTGGAGATGGAGGCCCTCACCTGTGTGACGACGGCCGGGCTGGCCCTCGTCGACATGGTCAAGGCCCTGGATCCGGCGGCGGTCATCACCGACGTGCGGGTGGAGGAGAAGACCGGCGGAAAGACCGGTGTGTGGCGGCGCGACCCGTCGGACCAGCGGTGA
- a CDS encoding GNAT family N-acetyltransferase codes for MSRIPGWPVTLREGPVGLRPMRMRDAGALRETRRRNMEWLRPWEPTLPEPPLEPAHLSPYVAMIRAVRAEARRGMAMPWAITYEDVFAGQLTVGAITWGSARNAQIGYWIDERFAGKGATPTAVALAVDHCFFTTGLHRVEANVRPENGPSRRVAEKLGFREEGIRRRQLHIDGAWRDHICYALTIEDVPHGLVHRWRQRLANDDHRIPGGQDPGTSASSAAP; via the coding sequence GTGAGTCGAATCCCTGGCTGGCCCGTCACCCTGCGCGAGGGTCCCGTAGGCCTGCGTCCCATGCGGATGCGCGACGCGGGTGCGCTCCGTGAGACCCGGCGACGCAACATGGAGTGGCTGCGTCCATGGGAGCCGACCCTGCCGGAACCACCGTTGGAGCCCGCGCACCTCTCGCCCTACGTCGCGATGATCCGCGCGGTGCGCGCCGAGGCGCGCCGTGGCATGGCGATGCCATGGGCCATCACCTATGAGGACGTGTTCGCTGGTCAACTCACCGTAGGGGCGATCACCTGGGGTTCGGCGCGCAACGCTCAGATCGGGTACTGGATCGACGAACGGTTCGCCGGCAAGGGAGCGACACCCACCGCGGTCGCCCTGGCCGTCGACCACTGTTTCTTCACCACCGGTCTGCATCGGGTCGAGGCGAACGTACGGCCGGAGAACGGGCCGAGTCGCCGGGTGGCGGAGAAGCTCGGATTCCGGGAGGAGGGGATCCGTCGGCGCCAGCTCCACATCGACGGCGCGTGGCGGGACCACATCTGTTACGCGCTGACGATCGAAGACGTGCCACACGGCCTCGTCCATCGGTGGCGCCAGCGCCTGGCCAACGATGACCACCGGATCCCCGGTGGGCAGGACCCAGGTACCTCAGCGTCGTCAGCGGCTCCCTGA
- a CDS encoding MogA/MoaB family molybdenum cofactor biosynthesis protein, protein MTIGSAAVIVASNRAASGVYPDRTGPLLCDALASLDFRVSGPWVVPDGDPVAAALRRALEERHDVALTSGGTGLTPTDRTPEATRPLLVREVPGIAETLRSVGWSAGVPTAVLSRGLAGIAELGTHQMLIVNLPGSTGGVRDGISVLNGILPHAVQQLAGGDHPQVS, encoded by the coding sequence GTGACGATCGGAAGCGCCGCGGTGATCGTGGCGTCCAACCGTGCCGCCTCCGGCGTGTACCCGGACCGGACGGGCCCACTGCTGTGTGATGCACTCGCGTCCCTGGACTTCCGGGTGAGCGGCCCCTGGGTGGTCCCCGACGGGGACCCGGTGGCCGCGGCGCTGCGCCGGGCCCTGGAGGAACGCCACGACGTGGCCCTGACCTCGGGTGGAACGGGACTAACCCCGACCGACCGCACTCCCGAGGCCACCCGGCCGCTGCTGGTTCGGGAGGTGCCGGGGATCGCCGAGACCCTGCGGTCCGTCGGGTGGAGTGCGGGCGTGCCCACCGCGGTGCTGTCCCGGGGACTGGCGGGGATCGCGGAGTTGGGCACGCACCAGATGCTGATCGTCAACCTCCCTGGCTCCACCGGAGGTGTGCGCGACGGTATCTCGGTCCTCAACGGGATCCTGCCGCACGCGGTACAGCAGCTCGCTGGTGGGGATCATCCACAGGTGTCCTGA